A DNA window from Arachis hypogaea cultivar Tifrunner chromosome 18, arahy.Tifrunner.gnm2.J5K5, whole genome shotgun sequence contains the following coding sequences:
- the LOC112771083 gene encoding benzyl alcohol O-benzoyltransferase has product MAVPSSPESLVFTVRRGKEELVAPAKPTPREVKLLSDIDDQEGLRFQIPVIQFYRSDPSMEGKDPVLIIRKAVAEALVFYYPFAGRLREGPARKLMVDCTGEGVLFVEADADVTLTQFGDALQPPFPCWEELLYDVPGSAQVLNTPLILIQVTRLKCGGFIFALRLNHTMSDAAGLVQFMNTVAEIARGAREPSVQPVWRRDLLNARVPPRITCNHREYEQVPDTKGTIIPLDDMAHRSFFFGPSELSAIRRLLPPHQQRCSDFEILTACLWRWRTIALQPENEEEVRIICIVNARGKFNPPLPTGYYGNAFAFPVAVTSAGKLRENPLGYAVDLVRKAKADVTEEYMHSIADLMVLKGRPHFTVVRSYLVSDVTRAGFGEVDFGWGRAAYGGPAKGGVGAIPGVASFYIPFTNAKGEHGLVIPICLPSEAMDRFVQELETILNNSHRVTVTSASRFISSSL; this is encoded by the exons ATGGCTGTCCCATCATCACCGGAATCCCTTGTGTTTACCGTGCGGAGGGGTAAGGAGGAGCTTGTGGCTCCGGCGAAACCCACGCCTCGCGAAGTGAAACTACTCTCAGACATAGACGACCAAGAAGGGCTCCGTTTTCAAATTCCAGTGATACAATTTTATCGTAGTGATCCATCGATGGAAGGGAAGGACCCTGTCCTCATCATTAGAAAGGCTGTGGCCGAAGCACTGGTGTTTTATTACCCTTTTGCTGGCAGGCTTAGGGAAGGGCCTGCTCGGAAACTAATGGTGGACTGCACCGGCGAGGGTGTTCTCTTTGTTGAGGCCGACGCTGACGTCACGCTTACCCAATTCGGGGATGCTCTTCAGCCTCCATTTCCATGTTGGGAGGAGCTCCTTTATGATGTTCCGGGCTCTGCACAAGTTCTCAACACTCCCTTGATCCTTATTCAG GTAACACGGCTGAAGTGTGGTGGATTCATTTTTGCATTGAGGCTAAACCACACCATGAGTGATGCAGCGGGGTTAGTCCAGTTCATGAATACAGTGGCCGAAATTGCACGTGGGGCACGTGAGCCTTCGGTGCAACCTGTGTGGCGGAGAGACCTCTTGAACGCAAGAGTACCGCCAAGAATTACATGCAACCATCGAGAGTATGAGCAAGTCCCCGACACCAAGGGAACCATAATCCCGTTGGACGACATGGCCCACCGTTCCTTCTTCTTCGGTCCCAGCGAGCTCTCCGCCATCCGCCGCCTCCTCCCTCCCCATCAACAGCGCTGCTCCGACTTTGAGATACTTACAGCTTGCTTATGGCGGTGGCGCACGATCGCTCTACAGCCGGAGAACGAAGAAGAGGTTCGCATAATCTGTATCGTGAATGCACGCGGCAAGTTCAACCCTCCGTTACCTACTGGTTACTACGGTAATGCCTTTGCGTTCCCTGTGGCTGTGACGAGTGCGGGCAAGTTGCGAGAGAACCCGCTGGGATATGCCGTTGACCTGGTGAGGAAGGCGAAGGCGGATGTGACGGAGGAGTACATGCACTCAATAGCGGATTTGATGGTGTTGAAGGGGCGGCCGCATTTTACTGTGGTGAGGTCATACTTGGTGTCGGATGTCACCCGAGCTGGGTTCGGAGAGGTGGACTTTGGGTGGGGGAGGGCTGCTTATGGTGGGCCCGCCAAAGGGGGTGTTGGAGCCATTCCTGGTGTGGCCAGCTTTTACATTCCCTTTACCAATGCCAAGGGAGAGCACGGTTTGGTCATACCTATCTGTTTACCATCGGAAGCCATGGATCGATTTGTTCAAGAGTTGGAAACCATCCTTAACAACTCTCACCGTGTTACTGTAACCTCTGCCTCTCGTTTTATCTCTTCTTCCTTATAG
- the LOC112770400 gene encoding uncharacterized protein, with amino-acid sequence MCSAATEFSISLLQMLVVEELKVISELHNLVDALAKLASKPGSPESLQQLIEMIKNPSVSVPAKEDKARQSRDNKGPGMLAPNREEVNIVEYVEPDPAEFREQVSMLFTEWYRICELPPPNDTASTHFILQLHQNGLLKGDDVTDRFFRLLMELVFTHCLNIEVINSGALQSSQQLPAMSFIVIDIYAKLVFSILKGSNKSFLLSKILAVTIRLILKDAEEKKASFNPNIYSVTIRLILTYIARCSNNIWLFLQCKAMNRCFNESQIFT; translated from the exons ATGTGCAGCGCTGCTACGGAGTTTTCTATTTCTCTTCTTCAAATGCTGGTTGTTGAGGAACTGAAAGTTATTTCAGAACTTCACAATCTTGTTGATGCTTTGGCAAAG CTTGCTTCAAAGCCTGGATCCCCTGAATCGTTGCAACAGCTGATTGAGATGATCAAGAACCCTTCTGTTAGTGTTCCTGCAAAGGAGGATAAGGCAAGACAATCAAGGGACAATAAG GGTCCTGGGATGCTGGCACCAAACCGGGAAGAAGTAAACATTGTAGAGTATGTTGAACCAGATCCTGCTGAATTCCGTGAGCAG GTTTCCATGTTGTTTACAGAATGGTATCGGATATGTGAACTCCCTCCTCCGAATGATACAGCTTCTACTCACTTCATCTTACAATTACATCAAAATGGTCTCCTTAAGGGGGATGATGTAACAGATCGCTTCTTCCGGCTATTGATG GAACTAGTTTTTACACACTGCTTAAACATTGAGGTGATTAATTCTGGGGCATTGCAATCTTCTCAACAGCTGCCAGCAATGTCATTTATTGTAATTGATATTTATGCCAAGCTTGTCTTCTCAATATTGAAG GGATCAAACaagtcctttcttctttctaag ATTCTTGCGGTGACTATTCGGTTGATTCTAAAAGATGCAGAAGAAAAGAAGGCCTCTTTTAATCCTAACATATATTCGGTGACTATTCGGTTGATTCTAACATATATTGCTAG GTGCAGCAACAACATTTGGTTATTCCTTCAATGCAAAGCCATGAATAGATGCTTCAACGAATCTCAAATTTTCACTTGA
- the LOC112772194 gene encoding aspartyl protease AED3 — translation MKLSLPLTPLLLCLFLLLISSLSQLQGLTPKCDDDDDNNHTSTLKVFHIFSPCSPFKPQTPISWEQTILQLQEKDQKRMDYLSSLVARRSVVPIASGRQITQSPTYIVRAKIGTPKQTLLMAMDTSNDVAWVPCTGCLGCSSSTAFAPSKSTTFRSVRCGASQCKQAPNPRCGGSACAFNLTYGSSSVAASLVQDTVTLATDPIPAYTFGCIRKATGSSVPPQGLLGLGRGPLALLSQTQKLYQSTFSYCLPSFKALNFSGSLRLGPVAQPKRIKFTPLLRNPRRSSLYYVNLVAIRVGRRIVDIPPPALAFNPTTGAGTIFDSGTVFTRLVEPAYIAVRNEFRRRVGRKIAVTTLGGFDTCYTVPIVAPTITFMFSGMNVTLPTDNILIHSTAGGITCLAMAAAPDNVNSVLNVIANMQQQNHRVLFDVPNSRLGVAREPCT, via the exons ATGAAACTCTCACTCCCACTCACCCCATTACTCCTCTGTTTATTTCTTCTCTTGATTTCATCACTATCCCAACTGCAAGGACTCACCCCAAAATGTGACGACGACGATGACAACAACCACACCTCAACCCTCAAAGTGTTCCACATATTCAGTCCATGTTCACCGTTTAAACCACAAACCCCAATCTCATGGGAACAAACCATCCTCCAGCTTCAGGAAAAAGACCAAAAAAGGATGGACTACCTTTCCAGCCTTGTCGCGAGGCGGTCGGTCGTGCCGATCGCCTCCGGACGGCAGATCACACAGAGCCCGACCTACATTGTTCGGGCGAAAATCGGTACGCCCAAACAGACGCTGCTCATGGCTATGGACACTAGCAATGATGTTGCTTGGGTGCCTTGTACTGGTTGTCTTGGTTGTTCTTCTTCCACGGCTTTTGCTCCTTCCAAGTCAACAACTTTTAGGAGCGTTCGTTGTGGTGCTTCTCAGTGTAAACAG GCACCCAACCCCAGATGTGGTGGAAGCGCGTGTGCATTCAACTTAACCTACGGCAGTTCCAGCGTGGCAGCAAGCTTGGTCCAAGACACAGTGACACTAGCCACGGACCCAATTCCAGCCTACACCTTTGGGTGCATTCGGAAGGCCACAGGGAGCTCAGTACCACCGCAGGGCCTATTGGGCTTGGGCCGAGGCCCATTAGCACTTTTGTCACAGACTCAAAAGTTGTACCAATCCACATTCTCTTATTGTCTGCCCAGTTTCAAAGCCCTAAATTTCTCTGGGTCTTTGAGACTTGGTCCTGTAGCACAACCTAAGAGGATCAAATTTACACCACTGCTCAGAAACCCAAGAAGGTCATCACTTTACTATGTCAACTTGGTTGCTATTAGGGTTGGCCGGAGAATTGTTGATATCCCGCCGCCGGCATTGGCGTTCAACCCAACCACTGGTGCCGGCACCATCTTCGATTCTG GTACGGTATTTACCCGGCTAGTTGAACCAGCCTACATTGCAGTCCGAAACGAGTTCCGTAGAAGAGTTGGTCGGAAAATAGCAGTGACAACACTAGGAGGGTTTGATACATGCTATACGGTTCCAATAGTTGCACCCACAATAACATTCATGTTCTCTGGCATGAACGTTACGCTCCCTACGGACAACATCCTCATACATAGCACCGCCGGCGGCATCACGTGCTTGGCCATGGCTGCCGCGCCGGACAACGTGAACTCGGTCCTCAATGTCATAGCCAACATGCAGCAACAGAACCACCGTGTGCTCTTTGATgtgcccaactcaaggcttggcGTTGCTCGTGAGCCTTGCACCTaa
- the LOC140181451 gene encoding uncharacterized protein produces MVITCIHQSIETTDTLLDKKDAIIQEMNEKKELLIIEKNKMSSESAKQDEVDDSLDAYMSGLLSQLVQDKSVQLEKELSTLQSELDRIFYLLKIANPTGEAVKKRELKTQESKSNKSQEVASNIKKKPQAKTQKISEPCTKVDNKKPLVETQKISDTCAKADNSIQEGKHEDATMDLDKSEPGSDNVEGENVVYTVPKPQWLGAVEDMVTDDNQQSIAPLHDTDESIQFVDYKDRNKILDSGDDAKTRESNIESAAPSLILRKRKQVEMTGANSNDVTRQSTSAHVGEKMAENAMALLLKQKRELYATDDVENQDEEKRKPKRVLGPEKPSFLNNQTDDTWVSPQEWSHLENNFVAATVKVYLKWFANVDAYEKSSLFSHMHEDVYLKKAR; encoded by the exons ATGGTTATTACTTGCATTCACCAATCTATTGAGACTACTGATACTCTTCTGGATAAAAAAGACGCCATTATCCAGGAGATGAATGAGAAGAAAGAGTTGCTTataattgaaaagaataaaatgtcATCAGAGTCCGCCAAACAAGATGAAGTTGATGATTCCCTTGATGCTTACATGTCTGGACTTTTATCCCAACTTG TTCAAGACAAAAGTGTGCAGCTTGAGAAGGAATTGTCAACTCTTCAGTCCGAGTTGGATAGGATTTTCTACTTATTGAAGATTGCTAACCCAACAGGCGAAGCTGTCAAGAAAAGGGAGTTGAAAACACAAGAATCCAAATCAAACAAATCTCAAGAAGTTGCCTCTAACATAAAAAAGAAACCACAAGCGAAAACCCAGAAAATCAGTGAACCTTGTACTAAGGTCGATAACAAGAAACCACTTGTGGAAACCCAGAAAATCAGTGACACTTGTGCAAAGGCAGATAACTCCATACAAGAAGGGAAACATGAAGATGCAACTATGGATTTAGACAAGTCAGAACCTGGAAGTGACAACGTGGAGGGTGAGAATGTTGTATACACGGTTCCAAAGCCCCAGTGGCTTGGAGCTGTAGAGGACATGGTTACAGATGATAACCAACAATCAATAGCCCCTTTGCATGATACGGACGAGTCCATCCAGTTCGTTGACTACAAGGACAGGAACAAAATTTTGGATTCAGGTGATGATGCAAAGACTAGAGAATCTAATATTGAGTCTGCTGCTCCTAGTCTGATTTTAAGGAAAAGAAAACAAGTTGAGATGACGGGTGCAAATAGTAATGATGTCACTCGGCAATCGACTTCTGCTCATGTGGGTGAAAAAATGGCTGAGAATGCTATGGCTTTATTATTAAAGCAAAAAAGGGAATTGTATGCAACTGATGATGTGGAAAACCAAGATGAGGAGAAGAGGAAGCCTAAAAGAGTGCTTGGGCCTGAGAAACCATCATTTTTGAACAATCAGACAGATGACACATGGGTTTCCCCTCAAG AATGGAGTCATTTGGAAAACAATTTTGTTGCTGCCACTGTAAAGGTTTATTTGAA GTGGTTTGCAAATGTAGATGCTTATGAAAAATCTTCATTGTTTTCCCATATGCATGAAGATGTTTATTTAAAGAAGGCAAGATGA